A segment of the Flavobacterium azooxidireducens genome:
ATCATCGATTCTTGCATTTCATACGCCGGTTTGATGATTCCGGGTGTGTCGGATAAAACCATCTGAAAATCTTCTCCGTTCACAATTCCCAAAATACGATGTCTTGTTGTTTGGGCTTTGGAGGTAATGATGGAAAGTTTTTCGCCCACGAAGGCATTCATTAAAGTTGATTTTCCTACGTTGGGATTTCCGATGATGTTAACGAACCCTGCTTTATGTGCCATGTGCATAATTTTTGCAAAGGTAAGGTTTCTTTTTTTGTTTGTCTATTCCTGATTATTTTTTAAATTTGAAATTATAACGACTTAATCAATGAAAAACAGCAAATTATTATCTTCTGAACAAAAAAATGAATTAATTGATATACTAAAAATTCGTTTTGAAAAAAATAGCAATCGTCATAAAAGTATTAATTGGGAAGATGTTCTAGTTAAATTAGAATCAAATCCTGAAAAATTATGGTCGTTGAATGTAATGGAAAAAACCGGAGGCGAACCAGATGTTGTTGGTTTAGATGAAAAAACAGGTGAATACATTTTCATTGATTGCTCTGTGGAAAGTCCGAAAGGAAGAAGAAGTGTTTGTTATGACCGCGAAGCACTTGATTCGAGAAAAGAATACAAACCCGAAAACAACGCTATTGATATGGCTTCGGAGATGGGAATTGAACTTTTATCAGAAGAACACTACCGCGAATTACAACAATTGGGAAAATTTGACACCAAAACTTCCAGTTGGATCAAAACACCTGACGAAATTAGAAAATTAGGTGGTGCTTTGTTTGCTGATTTTCGATATAATCAGGTTTTTGTGTATCATAACGGAGCACAATCGTATTATGGCGTGAGAGGTTTTAGAGGTTTTTTGAAAGTATAAAATAGTTGTGAAAAACTCAGCAACTCAGTATCTCAGCAACTCAGTCGCTTCTCCTCAATCACAATATTAACCCAAAAAACACTCTATCCGTTTTAGAAGACATATCTTTAAGAAAAGTAAAATTTATGTCTGATAAAAACAAAAAACAGTTTGGTGTTTGGATGGATACGCACAATGCAACCATCGTTGGAAGAGAAGATGTTGATAATGGCGAATTTATCGTTTTAGGTACTGTTTCCAATGCCGGAGCCGAATATAATTCGAGTGAAAAAACAGCTAATAACCATGAAATTGGTTTAACGCAAAAGTATTTTAAAGAAATTGCTTTTGTTATGCCTAATGTAGATGAAATTCATCTTACAGGTACAGGACAAGTTCAAGAACAGTTCATTAAATTTTTAGCTGATACTCCACAATACAAAAATGCTCAGGCTACAGAATGTACTTCTAACAAAATGAGTGATGAGAATTTTGTTGAATTTGTAGAAAAACGATTTAATTAAAAAAATTTAGATTTTAGTTTAAGAACCGTAGATATATTCTGCGGTTTTTTTTTAATAACTAACCTGCTTTGCAGGAGATTTTTATTTAGACTTTGTCATCTTGCAAAATGACAAAAGGGTACAGAGAACCGAAAAACAGAAAACTGAAAACCGACAACAGTAAACAAAAAAATACCGCAGGGAAACCCGCGGCATTTTCACTCTCAAAAATCAATCAAATTCATAGCAAATATTAAGAGGAACATATAAGTTCACGAAGTGCTTTTAATTTTTCTCTTTCACGACAAAGCTCAGTTCGTTGTGTTCTAATCATCATGTTGTGGCGTTCATCTACTTCATTTTTTACATCATCAATCAACCAATCATCATAATTTCCTATCGCAATGTCTTCTCTAAAGACACATGAATCTAACAAGGCTCGATTGAGGTTTTCGGAAATTGTTTTTTCTAAATCCATCCATAATTTAAAAAACTTTCCGCTTGTTTTGTTTAAACCGATAGGACTTCCGCCCAAGCGTTTAATTTCATCACACAATTCCATCACACATCTTTTACTGGTCACAATAAATAATGAAAATTCAACTTTTAACTGTGAATCTTTTGCTTCGCGAATAGCCGTTTCATACCCTTGAATTCGGTCGTTGTTTACTTCAACTAACGAATTTAATATTTCAACTGTTTTTGTTTTAGAATTTTCCATATCTACCATTTTTACTATTATCATGAGCTACACTGCCCCAACACCACCCAAAGGATAACAAAAACTATAATTGTTCCAAAACAACCTCCACCTAGCTTCTTGGCTCCGTAGCCAGCAAGTAATGCCCTAAAAAAATTATTCATACTTTACACTCTTTTAAATTATTATATTATTCTTTTGGTAAGTTCCAAATATCCGGTTCTTCCATATCGTTCGCTTTCAGAATCTCTTTGTGACTCAGAGTTGATTTCTTTTTAGATTTATTTTTTAAATCTCGCATAACTGAGTTTTTAGTCTCGCGACTACCTATGTTTCTTGCTTTATCACTCATTGTAAATTCATTTAAGGTTAAACATCCTTCATTGTATTACAAAGGTGCGACCTGAGCTTCTATTTCTTGTTATATAATTTTTTGAAAAAATTACATATTATCCACTCTTTAGCATTTATTTCTACTATAAAAACAAAAAAAGGTGCCTAAAATAGGCACCTCATATACTTTTAATCGATTTAATTTAGTCTGCAACAACCAGTTTGCTGGCACTACGATATAAAAATTCATTATAAACATGTCTTCTGGCAAACCTTGAAGGCGATTCTGCATTTACCATTTTAATGTATGTTACTTTTGGAACACCAAAATATTCGAATTTGTTTCCGTCTAAAAAGTGAATATTTAAGACACCATCTTCCATATAAAATTCTAAGATACCGGAAGTGGTTGTGGTTTTTATATATTCGTCTTTCACTTTTTCTTGCGTTTCGGGAGCAATACTCACCAAAAAATGATAGGCTTCAATAATGGCTTTGCTTCTTTCTTCTGCAGCGGTGCGTTCAATTGGATCTGCAATGGTATCCGGATGATCTTCCTTCATACTGTTACGGTAAACAGTTTTCAATTCTTTTAAGGTTGCAGTTTTAGTTACTTCGAGTAATTTGCGGTACTCGGCAATTTTTTTTGAGTTCATAAATAACAGTTACAAACGTGATGGCACGTTTTAATTTTCGGCAAAAGTAGTTTATTTTTTTATACATTCAACTTGTGAGTTGTTTTAAAATAGATTAAAAGCTCGTTATTGTCTTATGAATGAACTTTTTAGAGTTCCTCTTTCTAAAATTACTTTACTAAAACATATCGATTAATAATGTATTGCGTAATTGGATTGAGTTTCTTTTCTGTTTCAGGATGACAACCATTTCCAAGCGAATTAAAATAATCCGGTTCTTTTTTTCCTTTTACTCTGCAATACCAATAAAGTGGTTTGCCTTGTTTATTAAAAAAAGTGGTTGTATCATACACCTCAACTTTTCTAAAATTCAACAACTTTTCATCTAACGGAACGATAGTATTTTCTACAGGATTTTTTTCTGAATCCGTGCAATCCACCACTTCATAATGATCATTTTGCCATTGCATGCATTGTTTTTCAGGGAACACAAATTTGGCTAATGAAAACCCGCCCAACAATGAAGCAATGAGTAAAAAAATGGTGATGAACTTATTTTTTCCTAGCCAATACGTAAAACCTTTAGACTTACTTATTTCTTTTTCAGGTTGCTGCCCCTCTGGCTGTGTAATAACAGGTAGGGCAACATGTATTGGCTCTTTAACAAATTCATTTTGCTCCGATTTGGAAAAAACTCTATACGGTCTTTCTTTAAAATCTACCATAATCGCAGCGAGTTCAACTCTGATTCTGATATCGGTATCTTTTTCTGCCTTTAAAAAAGAAATGATTGTTTTAAACTTATCTATGGTAATCCTATCAATAGCCTTTTTCAAAATTTCACCCTCTTTTGCTTCAAAGAACAAACGGAAAACTTCTTCATCATTTCTACTTATTCCTTTCTCATAAAGAAATCGACAAAATTCACGTAGTTGAGCCGGTGTTGGATTTTCTAGAATGCCGCTTACATCTTTTTCTTTTGCATACAGATATTGCTCTTTGATTGCTAGCTTATAATCCTTAAAAGTAGTTTTATTCATATCAGTAAAAATTGAATTTTGGAATTTATCGGAATCATCGGAAATCATCGGAATCATCGGAATTCCTTATCAACACCCTCACAAAAACCCTATTCCTTTGCTTCAGAATTTGTTTTTGTTCTAACCTGCAATTAGAACAAATGTACAAAACAGATTCAAAAAAAGTGTCGCTATACAGAACAGAAATTTTATCCGGGAAGTATATCAGGACAGTTCTGTTTTAGCACACTTCACTTCCCACCATTTCATTGAGTCTCAATTTTTTAAAAGTCGGTAAAATCCGATACGCTCCTTTGGTTTTTACAAACCGAACAGCAAAAACTATGTTCAATTTTAATACTTATAATCATGAAAAAAATACTTTTCATTTCGCTATTTTGCACAGCAATTGGTTTTTTCACTTCTTGCTCGGCTGATGACATAACTGATCAAACCCTGTCTGTTGCTGCGGATGACACGGGTGGACAACACGGCATTCCAACCCCTCCTCCTCCACCTCCTCCACCCTTGACAAACAATCCTTAATAATTGTTGAACTAGCAATTATTTAATATCTTCGGGAAATGAAACAGCATACATTTCATTTCCCGTTTTTTATTCTCTTTTTGATGCTTTTTTTAATTTCATGTAATGAAAAAACGTCGCATTCTTCTTATTTAAAATACGAAGACTTAAGTAAAAAAGCGGAAGAATTTGAAAAAAAATACCGTTTTGACAGTGCTTATTTTTACTACAACCAAGCAAAATCGCACATTGAAAATCATCATGAACAATGGGCTTATACGTTGCTAAAAACGGCAACCATTCAAAATTATATTGGTGATCATTACGGCTGCGAAGAAACCATTACGGAAGCACTTGCTCACTACCAAGGTTCTACTTACCTTCCCTATTTTTACAATCTTCTTGCTATTTCCTATCACAAACAAAACAGCTTGGAAGAGTCGCTGAATTATTATAAAAAGGCATCCGATTTAGCAACGAATCAGCTGGAAAAAGCCATCATTCAAAACAACACCGGACTGATTTATCTTGAAGAAAAACAATATCAAAAAGCGATTCAAACCCTTGCTCCTTTGCTGACAGATGATGCTCTTTCTAAAAATCCGTATGAGCTTGCTCGTGTGTTAGATAATTTGGGATACACTCAATTTTTGCTTCAAAAACAAGAAGCATCTGAAAACCTTCATTTGGCATGGAAGTTAAGAGATAGTCTTAATGACAATATTGGACTGATTGCATCAAACATGCATTTGTCTGAATATTATCAACATAAAAATGATCTTTTAGCCAAAGAATATGCTCAAAAAGCCTATCAATCTTCGCAAAAAGCTAATAGTCCGGACGATAAGTTAGAAGCGTTGAAATGGCTCACAGAGTTTGGTGATTCAAATGATTCCAAACACTTTTATCAAGAATATATTGCGTTGAATGATAGTATTATTAAAGCCAGAAATATTGCCAAAAATCAGTTTGCAAAAATTAAATACGATTCTAAAAAAGCGACACAGGAAGTTATTAAATACAAAAATCAAAAATCGCTTCTTTTGGCTTTAATTGGTTTGATAGTTGTGATTGCTATTTTGCTCTATAAATTATACCAGATAAAAACAAACGAAAACTTCAACAATCCACTTATCTCACCGAAACCCGAATTTCCAAACGCATTCATGACGAATTGGCGAATGATGTGTTTAATGCAATGACTTTTGTTCAAACGCAAAATTTAGAAAAAACAGAAGTGAAAGAAGTGCTTTTGGATACGATGGATCACATCTACCAACGCACACGTGACATTTCTAAAGAAAACAGCGACATCCGAACCGATGAAAATTTTGAACCTGATTTTTTTCAAATGATTGACAGTTATTCGGATAACTCAATGAACGTAATTAAGAAAATAAGTTCGGAACTAAACTGGCAAAAAATGAGTGCCGAAAAAAAAATTACCGTATTTCGGGTTGTACAGGAATTTTTAATTAACACCAAAAAACACAGCGAGGCAACCCTTGTGGTTATTGACTTTTTGGAACAAAAGAACAATCTTATTCTGACCTATACCGACAACGGAATTGGGTTAAAAAAAGCACAAAATCGCAAATCGGGACTTCAAAATGCGGAAAACCGTATTTTAGCCATCAAAGGAAGACTTATTTTTGACACAGCAATCCAAAAAGGATTCAAAGCAACCGTATTCATACCTAACTAAATTGTTATGTTTCAAAAAATTTTAATCGCCGAAGACTTAGATTCTATCAGCCTGGCTGTGCAACATGTGTTGAATGAATTGCAGCTGACCTCTTTTCAACACGATAAATATTGTGATGAAGCATTGTTAAAAATCAGAAAAGCATTAGCCGATCATGAACCTTTTGATTTGTTGATTTCCGATTTGTCTTTCAAGGATGACGGACGACAAAGCAAACTATCTTCCGGAGAAGAATTGATTGCAGCAGTGAGAGCCATTCAACCCAATATCAAAGTCATTGTCTATTCGGTGGAAGACAAAGATTACCGCATAAAATCATTGTTTGAAAAATTGAATGTGGATGCTTTTGTGCTCAAAGGCAGAGAAAGTTTGTATCAACTTAAAACAGCGATTAAAACGGTTGCTCAAAATAAAACCTATATTTCGCCTGAAGTGCAGCATGTGTTGCAAAACAAAACCGGTACGCAGATTGATGATTTTGATGTGCACCTCTTAAAACATCTTTCGTATGGCATTGCTCAAGAAGACATGGAAGGTGTTTTTAAAGAAAAAGGCATCAAACCAAGTAGTAAAAGCACGATTGAAAAACGTTTGGGGAAATTGAAGGTACTTTTTAAGGCGAATAATCCGGTGCATTTGGTGGCGATTGCGAAGGATTTGGGGATTATTTGATTCTGTTGTCGGTTGTCGGTTGTCTGTTGTCGGTTGTCGGTTGTCGGTTGTCTGTTGTCTGTTGTCTGTTGTCTGTTGTCTGTTGTCTGTAAATCCCTAAATAAGGTTGACCGGTTTTTAATACTAATGTTTAAATTTATCACTGATCAAAAATAAAAGTTATTCTGAAATTTTTAGCCCTTTTAACTGGCTAAAAAAATTTTGGAAATAACTTTTATGATTTTTATCCCGAACCATTGTCATAGATTTCAATAATTGGATTTTTATAATTCTTTTTGAAACAATTTTCATAAAACTCTCTCGGTGTCATTTTGTTTAAATTTTTATGAATCCTCTTTTCATTATAATGCCAAACTGCTTTGCTTATATTTCTTTGTAATTCCTCAAAT
Coding sequences within it:
- a CDS encoding response regulator — its product is MFQKILIAEDLDSISLAVQHVLNELQLTSFQHDKYCDEALLKIRKALADHEPFDLLISDLSFKDDGRQSKLSSGEELIAAVRAIQPNIKVIVYSVEDKDYRIKSLFEKLNVDAFVLKGRESLYQLKTAIKTVAQNKTYISPEVQHVLQNKTGTQIDDFDVHLLKHLSYGIAQEDMEGVFKEKGIKPSSKSTIEKRLGKLKVLFKANNPVHLVAIAKDLGII
- a CDS encoding DUF4256 domain-containing protein, giving the protein MKNSKLLSSEQKNELIDILKIRFEKNSNRHKSINWEDVLVKLESNPEKLWSLNVMEKTGGEPDVVGLDEKTGEYIFIDCSVESPKGRRSVCYDREALDSRKEYKPENNAIDMASEMGIELLSEEHYRELQQLGKFDTKTSSWIKTPDEIRKLGGALFADFRYNQVFVYHNGAQSYYGVRGFRGFLKV
- a CDS encoding sensor histidine kinase; the encoded protein is MTFVQTQNLEKTEVKEVLLDTMDHIYQRTRDISKENSDIRTDENFEPDFFQMIDSYSDNSMNVIKKISSELNWQKMSAEKKITVFRVVQEFLINTKKHSEATLVVIDFLEQKNNLILTYTDNGIGLKKAQNRKSGLQNAENRILAIKGRLIFDTAIQKGFKATVFIPN
- a CDS encoding KTSC domain-containing protein, coding for MNSKKIAEYRKLLEVTKTATLKELKTVYRNSMKEDHPDTIADPIERTAAEERSKAIIEAYHFLVSIAPETQEKVKDEYIKTTTTSGILEFYMEDGVLNIHFLDGNKFEYFGVPKVTYIKMVNAESPSRFARRHVYNEFLYRSASKLVVAD
- a CDS encoding PA2169 family four-helix-bundle protein, whose product is MENSKTKTVEILNSLVEVNNDRIQGYETAIREAKDSQLKVEFSLFIVTSKRCVMELCDEIKRLGGSPIGLNKTSGKFFKLWMDLEKTISENLNRALLDSCVFREDIAIGNYDDWLIDDVKNEVDERHNMMIRTQRTELCREREKLKALRELICSS